A window of the Streptomyces formicae genome harbors these coding sequences:
- a CDS encoding cysteine dioxygenase: MSQLPQPAAVSARPEPAAPIAADLLDFVRRTAADTGLIASLPLDPQGRTWVRLEGPGGSEAWVIGWPPGTGTGWHDHAESIGAFATASGELKENALAVRLPASGWKTLELAEGVDRERRLGPGQGRAFGQHHVHEVLNESETEHAVSVHAYYPPLPLIRRFSRSGTVLRLEQVERPEDWQ; the protein is encoded by the coding sequence GTGTCTCAGCTGCCTCAGCCTGCCGCCGTCTCCGCACGGCCGGAGCCGGCCGCGCCCATCGCGGCCGATCTGCTCGACTTCGTCCGGCGCACCGCCGCCGACACCGGACTGATCGCCTCCCTTCCGCTCGACCCGCAGGGCCGCACCTGGGTGCGGCTGGAGGGACCCGGCGGCAGCGAGGCCTGGGTGATCGGCTGGCCGCCGGGCACCGGCACGGGCTGGCACGACCACGCCGAGTCGATCGGCGCGTTCGCCACGGCCTCCGGCGAGCTGAAGGAGAACGCCCTCGCGGTGCGGCTCCCGGCCAGCGGCTGGAAGACTCTGGAGCTGGCCGAAGGGGTGGACCGCGAGCGGCGGTTGGGCCCCGGCCAGGGGCGGGCTTTCGGACAGCACCATGTGCACGAGGTGCTGAACGAGTCGGAGACCGAGCACGCGGTCTCGGTCCACGCGTACTATCCGCCGCTGCCGCTGATCCGGCGCTTCAGCCGGTCCGGCACGGTGCTCCGTCTGGAGCAGGTCGAGCGTCCGGAGGACTGGCAGTGA
- a CDS encoding amino acid ABC transporter permease encodes MTSVLYDAPGPRAKRRNIVYTVAFLVLLTLGLWWAWRVMDDKGQLEWSLWKPFTESQAWTTYLLPGLGNTLKAAALAMVIALPLGALFGIARLSDHRWVRVPATVVVEFFRAIPVLLLMLFANQLYATSGDISSDVRPLYAVVTGLVLYNASVLAEVVRAGILSLPKGQTEAAKAIGLRKGQTMRSILLPQSVTAMLPALVSQLVVIVKDTALGGAVLAFAELLNARSTLAANYANVIPSFIVVAVIFIVLNLLLTSFASWLEQRLRRAKRSSGAVLSAELGGAEEPVAETGVNDGRGV; translated from the coding sequence ATGACCTCCGTTCTCTACGACGCTCCCGGGCCCCGGGCGAAGCGCCGCAACATCGTCTACACGGTCGCCTTCCTGGTGCTGCTGACGCTGGGCCTTTGGTGGGCCTGGCGCGTGATGGACGACAAGGGCCAGCTCGAGTGGTCCCTTTGGAAGCCGTTCACCGAGTCCCAGGCGTGGACGACGTATCTGCTGCCCGGACTGGGCAACACGCTGAAGGCCGCCGCCCTGGCGATGGTCATCGCGCTGCCGCTGGGTGCGCTGTTCGGCATCGCCCGGCTGTCGGACCATCGCTGGGTCAGGGTTCCGGCGACGGTCGTGGTGGAGTTCTTCCGCGCCATCCCGGTCCTGCTCCTGATGCTGTTCGCGAACCAGCTCTACGCGACGTCCGGCGACATCAGCAGCGACGTCCGTCCGCTGTACGCGGTGGTCACCGGCCTCGTGCTGTACAACGCCTCGGTGCTCGCCGAGGTCGTGCGCGCCGGCATCCTCTCGCTGCCGAAGGGGCAGACGGAGGCCGCCAAGGCGATCGGCCTGCGCAAGGGCCAGACGATGAGGAGCATCCTGCTCCCGCAGTCCGTCACGGCGATGCTGCCCGCGCTGGTCAGCCAGCTGGTCGTCATCGTCAAGGACACGGCACTCGGCGGCGCGGTCCTCGCCTTCGCGGAGCTGCTCAACGCCCGCAGCACGCTCGCCGCGAACTACGCGAACGTCATCCCGAGCTTCATCGTCGTCGCGGTGATCTTCATCGTCCTCAACCTCCTGCTCACGAGCTTCGCCTCCTGGCTGGAGCAGCGACTGCGCCGTGCCAAGCGCAGCTCCGGCGCGGTGCTGTCGGCCGAGCTGGGCGGCGCGGAGGAGCCGGTGGCCGAGACCGGCGTCAATGACGGGCGAGGAGTCTGA
- a CDS encoding FAD-dependent monooxygenase, with protein MDPVIVVGAGPVGLALSLALAAQGVPSVVLDEGAGKEEPRHARTVVLRADTAALMERLGCTTIRDEGARWVGWRSLRRKQEMRALELGGDDFPAPVHIPQHALVRGLRDAIAALGAEGPVQLAAQSRLDSLEQDGSGVTVHTRGPDATWWRGSYAVGCDGARSTVRKLLGVRFPGRTAVERHAVAALRTELPWPDEAVLHRMPPWRASGEEVTARPLPDGAWRLDWLLPARGELVTPEALVSRVRDTLSGWCDRTPQYDLIDTGVYTLHHRLARRWRVDRAFLAGDAAHLLGAVGTQALDEGLRDADNLAWKLALAWHHGASETLLDSYQAERRTAVAARLRAADQSLPILRGSGGLRTYLPGAGRGHDILLTDGHLGLGALGAPPSYPHSPLAPQSTEAHASVGTPFGAPVADARVTAPDGTTVRLRDRLGRGRLLVVLVAPGTGVWDRRHWAGAGVMPRLKSAVEALPMRAELLVAESYPGASAHTVLLVRPDGHLVAAFAGVRPAELCAAADAARGGAPAPAGSARAGSARTVDIN; from the coding sequence GTGGACCCGGTGATCGTGGTCGGCGCGGGCCCCGTCGGGCTCGCGCTGTCACTCGCCCTGGCCGCGCAGGGCGTTCCCTCCGTCGTGCTCGACGAAGGGGCGGGCAAGGAGGAGCCCCGGCACGCCCGTACGGTCGTCCTGCGCGCCGACACCGCGGCGCTGATGGAGCGGCTCGGCTGCACCACGATCCGTGACGAGGGCGCCCGCTGGGTCGGCTGGCGGTCGCTGCGCCGCAAGCAGGAGATGCGCGCTCTGGAGCTCGGCGGGGATGACTTCCCGGCCCCGGTGCACATTCCGCAGCACGCCCTGGTGCGCGGGCTGCGCGACGCCATCGCCGCGCTGGGCGCCGAGGGACCGGTGCAGCTCGCCGCGCAGAGTCGGCTCGACTCGCTGGAGCAGGACGGCAGCGGCGTCACCGTCCACACGCGCGGGCCCGACGCGACCTGGTGGCGCGGGAGTTACGCGGTCGGCTGCGACGGGGCGCGCTCGACCGTACGGAAGCTGCTGGGCGTCCGCTTCCCGGGACGCACCGCCGTGGAGCGCCACGCCGTCGCCGCGCTGCGCACCGAACTGCCCTGGCCCGACGAGGCGGTGCTGCACCGGATGCCGCCCTGGCGCGCGAGCGGCGAGGAGGTGACGGCCAGGCCGCTGCCGGACGGGGCCTGGCGCCTCGACTGGCTGCTGCCGGCCCGCGGCGAGCTGGTCACGCCCGAGGCGCTGGTGTCCCGGGTGCGGGACACCCTCTCCGGCTGGTGCGACCGTACGCCGCAGTACGACCTCATCGACACCGGCGTCTACACCCTGCACCACCGTCTCGCCCGGCGCTGGCGGGTGGACCGGGCCTTTCTCGCGGGGGACGCCGCCCATCTCCTCGGGGCCGTCGGTACGCAGGCGCTGGACGAGGGGCTGCGCGACGCCGACAACCTGGCCTGGAAGCTGGCGCTGGCCTGGCACCACGGCGCATCGGAGACACTCCTCGACAGCTATCAGGCGGAGCGGCGCACGGCCGTCGCCGCGCGGCTGCGCGCCGCCGACCAGTCACTGCCGATACTGCGGGGCAGCGGCGGGCTGCGCACCTATCTGCCGGGGGCGGGGCGCGGGCACGACATCCTGCTGACCGACGGTCATCTGGGGCTCGGTGCGCTGGGCGCGCCCCCCTCGTACCCGCACTCCCCCCTCGCACCTCAGTCCACCGAGGCGCACGCCTCGGTCGGTACCCCGTTCGGCGCACCGGTGGCCGACGCCCGGGTGACGGCGCCGGACGGCACGACCGTACGGCTGCGGGACCGGCTGGGGCGGGGCCGGCTGCTGGTCGTCCTGGTCGCGCCGGGCACGGGCGTGTGGGACCGGCGGCACTGGGCGGGCGCGGGTGTGATGCCCCGGCTGAAGTCCGCTGTGGAGGCGCTGCCGATGCGTGCCGAGCTGCTGGTCGCCGAGAGCTACCCGGGGGCTTCGGCCCATACGGTGCTGCTGGTGCGGCCCGACGGACATCTGGTCGCGGCCTTCGCCGGGGTGCGGCCTGCCGAGCTGTGCGCGGCGGCGGACGCGGCGCGCGGCGGCGCGCCCGCTCCGGCGGGGTCCGCCCGCGCCGGGTCCGCCCGCACTGTGGACATCAATTGA
- a CDS encoding DUF3046 domain-containing protein — MRLTIFWERMEEYFGAAYADSFARDHVMAELGGRTVHEALAAGWETKDVWRGVCAAMGIPADKR; from the coding sequence ATGCGGTTGACGATTTTCTGGGAGCGGATGGAAGAGTACTTCGGCGCGGCGTACGCCGACTCCTTCGCGCGCGACCATGTGATGGCCGAGCTCGGTGGCCGCACGGTGCACGAGGCACTGGCCGCCGGGTGGGAGACGAAGGACGTCTGGCGCGGGGTGTGCGCCGCGATGGGGATTCCCGCGGACAAGCGATGA
- a CDS encoding amino acid ABC transporter ATP-binding protein, producing the protein MSGVSVTKGAEDAVAAADGLVVLSNVNKHFGALHVLQDIDLTIARGEVVVVIGPSGSGKSTLCRTINRLETIDSGTIAIDGKPLPQEGKELARLRADVGMVFQSFNLFAHKTVLENVMLGQVKVRKTEKKAAEEKARALLDRVGVGSQADKYPAQLSGGQQQRVAIARALAMGPKVMLFDEPTSALDPEMINEVLEVMQQLARDGMTMVVVTHEMGFARSAANRVVFMADGRIVEEATPDQFFSNPRSDRAKDFLSKILHH; encoded by the coding sequence ATGAGCGGAGTGTCAGTGACCAAGGGCGCCGAGGACGCCGTAGCGGCGGCGGACGGCCTGGTCGTACTGAGCAACGTCAACAAGCACTTCGGCGCGCTGCATGTGCTCCAGGACATCGACCTGACGATCGCGCGCGGCGAGGTCGTCGTCGTGATCGGGCCTTCCGGGTCCGGCAAGTCCACGCTGTGCCGCACCATCAACCGGCTGGAGACCATCGACTCCGGCACGATCGCGATCGACGGGAAGCCGCTGCCCCAGGAGGGCAAGGAGCTCGCCCGGCTGCGTGCCGACGTGGGCATGGTCTTCCAGTCGTTCAACCTCTTCGCACACAAGACCGTGCTGGAGAACGTCATGCTGGGCCAGGTCAAGGTCCGCAAGACGGAGAAGAAGGCCGCAGAGGAGAAGGCGCGGGCGCTGCTCGACCGCGTGGGCGTCGGCTCGCAGGCCGACAAGTACCCGGCGCAGCTCTCGGGCGGTCAGCAGCAGCGCGTGGCGATCGCCCGCGCGCTGGCGATGGGCCCGAAGGTGATGCTCTTCGACGAGCCCACCTCCGCCCTCGACCCCGAGATGATCAACGAGGTGCTCGAGGTCATGCAGCAGCTCGCGCGGGACGGCATGACCATGGTCGTGGTCACGCACGAGATGGGCTTCGCGCGGTCGGCGGCCAACCGGGTCGTGTTCATGGCGGACGGCAGGATCGTCGAAGAGGCCACGCCCGACCAGTTCTTCAGCAACCCGCGCAGCGACCGGGCCAAGGACTTCCTGTCCAAGATCCTGCACCACTGA
- the recA gene encoding recombinase RecA, translating into MAGTDREKALDAALAQIERQFGKGAVMRLGERPNEPIEVIPTGSTALDVALGVGGLPRGRVVEVYGPESSGKTTLTLHAVANAQKAGGQVAFVDAEHALDPEYAKKLGVDIDNLILSQPDNGEQALEIVDMLVRSGALDLIVIDSVAALVPRAEIEGEMGDSHVGLQARLMSQALRKITSALNQSKTTAIFINQLREKIGVMFGSPETTTGGRALKFYASVRIDIRRIETLKDGTEAVGNRTRCKVVKNKVAPPFKQAEFDILYGQGISREGGLIDMGVEHGFVRKAGAWYTYEGDQLGQGKENARNFLKDNPDLANEIEKKIKEKLGVGVSPEAPSAEPGVDAAGAAATGTGAEPAKAAPAPAAKATKATKAAASAKS; encoded by the coding sequence ATGGCAGGAACCGACCGCGAGAAGGCGCTCGACGCCGCGCTCGCACAGATTGAACGGCAATTCGGCAAGGGCGCCGTGATGCGCCTGGGCGAGCGGCCGAATGAGCCCATCGAGGTCATCCCCACCGGGTCGACCGCACTCGACGTCGCGCTCGGCGTCGGCGGCCTGCCGCGCGGCCGTGTGGTGGAGGTGTACGGGCCGGAGTCCTCCGGTAAGACGACCCTGACCCTGCACGCCGTGGCCAACGCGCAGAAGGCCGGCGGCCAGGTCGCCTTCGTGGACGCCGAGCACGCCCTCGACCCCGAGTACGCGAAGAAGCTCGGCGTCGACATCGACAATCTGATCCTGTCCCAGCCCGACAACGGCGAGCAGGCGCTCGAGATCGTCGACATGCTCGTCCGCTCCGGTGCCCTCGACCTCATCGTCATCGACTCCGTCGCCGCGCTCGTGCCGCGCGCGGAGATCGAGGGCGAGATGGGCGACTCGCACGTGGGTCTCCAGGCCCGTCTGATGAGCCAGGCGCTCCGGAAGATCACCAGCGCGCTCAACCAGTCGAAGACCACCGCGATCTTCATCAACCAGCTCCGCGAGAAGATCGGCGTGATGTTCGGCTCGCCGGAGACCACGACCGGTGGCCGCGCGCTCAAGTTCTACGCCTCGGTGCGCATCGACATCCGTCGTATCGAGACCCTCAAGGACGGCACGGAGGCGGTGGGCAACCGCACCCGCTGCAAGGTCGTGAAGAACAAGGTGGCGCCGCCCTTCAAGCAGGCCGAGTTCGACATCCTGTACGGGCAGGGGATCAGCCGTGAGGGCGGTCTCATCGACATGGGCGTGGAGCACGGCTTCGTCCGCAAGGCCGGCGCCTGGTACACGTACGAGGGCGACCAGCTCGGCCAGGGCAAGGAGAACGCGCGGAACTTCCTGAAGGACAACCCCGACCTCGCCAACGAGATCGAGAAGAAGATCAAGGAGAAGCTGGGTGTCGGGGTGAGCCCGGAGGCCCCGTCGGCGGAGCCGGGGGTGGACGCGGCGGGTGCCGCGGCCACGGGCACGGGCGCTGAGCCCGCGAAGGCCGCGCCTGCGCCCGCCGCGAAGGCGACCAAGGCCACCAAGGCGGCGGCCTCGGCCAAGAGCTGA
- a CDS encoding AzlD domain-containing protein, with protein MNVWIAIGVTAAACYLVKLAGLLVPAGVLERPLVQRLAALLPVALLAALTAQETFSSGSALVFDARAAGLGAAAVALVLRAPFLVVVAAAVLVTAGVRALGG; from the coding sequence TTGAACGTCTGGATCGCGATCGGGGTGACCGCGGCCGCCTGCTATCTGGTCAAACTGGCGGGGCTCCTGGTCCCCGCCGGAGTGCTGGAGCGCCCTCTCGTCCAGCGGCTCGCCGCCCTGCTCCCGGTGGCGCTGCTGGCCGCGCTCACGGCGCAGGAGACGTTCAGCTCCGGCAGCGCACTGGTCTTCGACGCGAGGGCCGCGGGACTGGGCGCGGCGGCCGTCGCCCTGGTTCTCCGCGCGCCCTTCCTCGTGGTCGTCGCGGCGGCGGTGCTCGTCACCGCGGGCGTACGCGCGCTCGGGGGCTGA
- the recX gene encoding recombination regulator RecX: MTRRTEWPGHESPARSAGQGLGDSPDSSRAEKELSPQDPAERARAICLRLLTGTPRTRKQLRDALHKRDIPDEVADEVLSRFEDVGLIDDGAFADAWVESRHHGRGLARRALARELRTKGVDSALIDEAVGQLDPDQEEATARELVARRLRSTRGLERDRRLRRLAGMLARKGYPEGMALRVVREALEQEGEDVEDLGDHY; the protein is encoded by the coding sequence GTGACCCGGCGCACCGAATGGCCAGGGCACGAGAGCCCGGCACGATCGGCTGGACAGGGCCTGGGCGACAGCCCCGACTCGTCGAGGGCCGAGAAGGAGCTGTCGCCCCAGGATCCGGCCGAGCGGGCGCGGGCGATCTGCCTGCGCCTGCTCACCGGAACCCCGCGCACGCGGAAGCAGCTCCGCGATGCACTGCACAAGCGGGATATTCCGGACGAGGTCGCCGATGAGGTCCTGTCCCGATTCGAGGACGTCGGCCTCATCGACGACGGGGCGTTCGCGGACGCCTGGGTCGAGTCCCGGCACCACGGACGCGGGCTGGCCCGCCGCGCTCTCGCACGTGAACTGCGCACCAAGGGTGTCGACTCTGCACTGATCGACGAGGCGGTCGGGCAGCTCGACCCGGACCAGGAGGAGGCGACCGCCCGCGAACTGGTCGCCCGCAGGCTCAGGTCCACCCGTGGCCTCGAGCGGGACCGCAGGCTTCGCCGGCTTGCGGGCATGCTCGCCCGCAAGGGATACCCGGAGGGCATGGCCCTGCGCGTCGTCCGCGAGGCACTGGAGCAGGAGGGGGAGGACGTCGAGGACCTGGGCGACCACTACTGA
- a CDS encoding AI-2E family transporter: MPRWLPRAMVLALALYACFQLGSWAFHQLVGLLINVLIAFFVALAIEPAVGRMAARGMRRGFATFLVFFAVLVAAVGFVVLLGSMLAGQIVEMVEDFPKYLDQVINWINETFRTELSRVEMQDSLLRSDWLQKYVENGATGVLDVSATVLGGLFKLLTIFLFSFYFAADGPRLRRALCSVLPPAKQAEVLRAWEIAVDKTGGYIYSRGLMALISGVAHYVLLALLGVPYAPALAVWVGLVSQFIPTIGTYLAGALPMLIAFTVNPWYALWVLGFVLIYQQFENYVLQPKLTARTVDIHPAVAFGSVVAGTALLGAVGALIAIPAVATLQAFLGAYVKRYDVTDDPRVHGHRRHGEAVVARLQQVLSSRSAGGKREQPPPAEPSQDGA; the protein is encoded by the coding sequence ATGCCCCGGTGGCTGCCCCGTGCCATGGTTCTCGCGCTGGCGCTCTACGCCTGCTTCCAGCTCGGCAGCTGGGCGTTCCACCAGCTCGTCGGGCTGCTCATCAATGTCCTGATCGCGTTCTTCGTGGCGCTGGCCATCGAGCCCGCGGTCGGTCGCATGGCGGCTCGCGGCATGCGCCGCGGATTCGCCACCTTCCTCGTCTTCTTCGCGGTCCTGGTGGCCGCCGTCGGCTTCGTCGTGCTGCTCGGCTCGATGCTGGCAGGCCAGATAGTCGAGATGGTCGAGGACTTCCCCAAGTATCTCGACCAGGTGATCAACTGGATCAACGAGACCTTCCGCACCGAGCTGTCCCGTGTCGAGATGCAGGACAGTCTGCTGCGCTCCGACTGGCTGCAGAAATACGTCGAGAACGGCGCGACCGGCGTGCTCGACGTCTCCGCGACCGTGCTCGGCGGGCTGTTCAAGCTGCTGACGATATTCCTCTTCTCCTTCTACTTCGCGGCCGACGGACCCCGGCTGCGGCGGGCGCTCTGCTCGGTGCTGCCGCCCGCGAAGCAGGCGGAGGTGCTGCGCGCCTGGGAGATCGCGGTCGACAAGACCGGTGGGTACATCTACTCGCGCGGTCTGATGGCACTGATCTCCGGAGTCGCGCACTACGTGCTGCTGGCGCTGCTCGGCGTGCCCTACGCTCCGGCGCTGGCGGTGTGGGTGGGCCTCGTCTCCCAGTTCATCCCCACGATCGGCACGTATCTGGCGGGCGCCCTGCCGATGCTGATCGCGTTCACGGTCAACCCCTGGTACGCGCTGTGGGTGCTCGGCTTCGTGCTGATCTACCAGCAGTTCGAGAACTATGTGCTGCAGCCGAAGCTCACCGCCAGGACCGTCGACATCCACCCCGCGGTGGCGTTCGGCTCGGTCGTCGCGGGCACCGCACTGCTGGGTGCGGTCGGCGCGCTGATCGCGATCCCGGCGGTCGCGACGCTCCAGGCGTTCCTCGGTGCTTATGTGAAGCGGTACGACGTGACGGACGACCCGCGCGTCCATGGCCACCGGCGCCACGGCGAGGCGGTGGTGGCCCGCCTTCAGCAGGTGCTGAGCAGCAGAAGTGCGGGCGGAAAGAGGGAGCAGCCGCCGCCCGCGGAGCCCTCGCAGGACGGCGCCTGA
- a CDS encoding AzlC family ABC transporter permease — MDDGPVTVAPSPSSSTPLSSTPLPSAPTAPADVPAKADAAVVRDALGVGVAVGISGFAFGVTGAGAGLGVLQICALSLLVFTGASQFALVGALAAGGNPFTAAAGAFFLGTRNAFYGLRLSQLLALPRAVRPLAAHWVIDETTAVALAQPTRRAARLGFTVTGLTLYVLWNLTTLLGALGAEAIGDTDAWGLDAAGPAVFLALLAPMLRTPTERVVAGAAVVLGLGLLPLLPAGVPVLVAALAAPAVLWLEGRRIGNNRSLGDPTTGDPTTGDVTANKRKEADR; from the coding sequence ATGGACGACGGGCCGGTGACGGTGGCTCCCTCGCCGTCGTCCTCCACCCCGTTGTCCTCCACCCCACTGCCCTCCGCGCCGACGGCTCCCGCGGACGTACCGGCGAAGGCCGATGCCGCCGTCGTACGCGACGCGCTCGGCGTCGGGGTTGCCGTCGGCATCTCGGGCTTTGCCTTCGGCGTCACCGGGGCCGGCGCGGGTCTCGGCGTCCTGCAGATCTGCGCGCTCAGCCTGCTCGTCTTCACCGGCGCTTCCCAGTTCGCGCTGGTGGGCGCGCTGGCGGCGGGCGGCAACCCGTTCACCGCCGCGGCGGGAGCCTTCTTCCTCGGCACCCGCAACGCCTTCTACGGCCTGCGCCTCTCCCAGTTGCTCGCCCTGCCGCGGGCCGTGCGCCCCCTCGCCGCCCACTGGGTCATCGACGAGACAACGGCCGTCGCCCTGGCCCAGCCCACGCGGCGTGCCGCACGCCTGGGCTTCACCGTCACCGGCCTCACCCTCTACGTGCTGTGGAACCTGACCACGCTGCTCGGGGCGCTCGGCGCGGAGGCGATCGGTGACACCGACGCCTGGGGGCTCGACGCCGCAGGGCCCGCGGTCTTCCTCGCCCTGCTCGCACCCATGCTGCGTACGCCCACCGAGCGGGTCGTCGCCGGTGCCGCGGTCGTCCTCGGGCTCGGTCTGCTACCGCTGCTCCCCGCAGGGGTGCCCGTGCTCGTCGCGGCGCTCGCCGCGCCCGCCGTCCTCTGGCTCGAAGGCCGCAGGATCGGCAACAACCGAAGCCTCGGCGACCCGACCACCGGAGATCCGACCACCGGCGACGTGACCGCCAACAAGCGGAAGGAAGCGGACCGTTGA
- a CDS encoding amino acid ABC transporter permease, with the protein MFDFLEGYDLLGAFWMTVKLTVFSGIGSLVLGTILAGMRVSPVPLMRAFGTVYVNVIRNIPLTVIIVFSSAGLADVFGMTLGAADDFDALAFRLAVLGLAAYTAAFVCEAVRSGINTVPVGQAEAARAIGLSFTQVLTHVVLPQAFRSVVGPLTNVLIALTKNTTVAAAIGVMEAALLMKEMIENEAQLLLISAIFAFGFVVLTLPTGIVLGWVGKRVAVKR; encoded by the coding sequence GTGTTCGACTTTCTTGAAGGTTACGACTTGCTCGGGGCGTTCTGGATGACGGTGAAACTCACCGTCTTCTCCGGTATCGGCTCCCTCGTGCTGGGCACCATACTCGCCGGGATGCGGGTCAGCCCGGTGCCTCTGATGCGTGCGTTCGGCACGGTCTACGTCAACGTGATCCGGAACATCCCCCTGACCGTCATCATCGTCTTCTCCTCGGCCGGCCTGGCCGACGTGTTCGGCATGACGCTGGGCGCGGCGGACGACTTCGACGCGCTGGCGTTCCGGCTCGCGGTGCTCGGTCTCGCGGCCTACACCGCCGCGTTCGTGTGCGAGGCGGTGCGGTCCGGCATCAACACCGTGCCGGTCGGGCAGGCGGAGGCGGCACGAGCCATCGGGCTGAGCTTCACCCAGGTCCTCACGCACGTCGTCCTCCCGCAGGCCTTCCGCTCGGTCGTCGGTCCGCTCACCAATGTGCTGATCGCCCTCACCAAGAACACCACCGTCGCCGCGGCCATCGGTGTCATGGAGGCGGCGCTGCTGATGAAGGAGATGATCGAGAACGAGGCGCAACTGCTGCTCATCTCGGCGATCTTCGCCTTCGGGTTCGTTGTTCTGACCCTTCCCACCGGGATCGTCCTCGGCTGGGTCGGCAAGCGGGTGGCGGTGAAGCGATGA
- a CDS encoding rhodanese-like domain-containing protein, with product MSNRPVGIDELLERVRDGLDRVGPREAFDAAAEGALLVDIRYAALRDRDGLIPGALVVERNELEWRLDPRGSHRAPEATDHDLWVVVICNEGYASSLAAASLQQLGLHRATDLVGGFQAWRSAGLPVRVPSDATA from the coding sequence GTGAGCAACCGCCCTGTGGGTATCGACGAGTTGCTGGAGCGGGTGCGGGACGGCCTGGACCGGGTCGGGCCGCGCGAGGCCTTCGACGCCGCGGCCGAGGGGGCGCTGCTGGTGGACATCCGCTATGCGGCGCTGCGCGACAGGGACGGGCTGATCCCGGGCGCGCTGGTCGTGGAGCGCAATGAGCTGGAGTGGCGTCTGGACCCCCGGGGCAGCCACCGCGCGCCCGAGGCCACCGATCACGATCTGTGGGTTGTGGTGATCTGCAACGAGGGATACGCCTCCTCCCTTGCCGCCGCCTCTCTCCAGCAACTGGGCCTGCACCGTGCGACCGACCTGGTGGGCGGCTTCCAGGCATGGCGGTCAGCGGGCCTGCCGGTACGGGTGCCGAGCGACGCGACGGCGTAG
- a CDS encoding glutamate ABC transporter substrate-binding protein, translating to MKLRKVTAASAAVFALSLTATACGSGDGDSGSGNDGGKKITIGIKYDQPGLGLKTPDGKFTGFDVDVAKYVAKELGYAEGDIEFKETKSADRETALERGDVDFITATYSITDERKQKVDFAGPYLLAHQDLLIRADDNVTKGDDLNGKKLCSVTGSTSAQNVKDDFAPKAQLKQYGTYSECINGLQSGAVDALTTDDSILAGYASQDQYKGKFKLAGLKLSNENYGIGVKKGDTAMVDKINAALEKMVKEKAWDKAVQDNFGPAGYQNEPAPQIGNIVK from the coding sequence ATGAAGCTTCGCAAGGTCACCGCCGCCTCGGCCGCCGTATTCGCTCTCTCCCTCACGGCCACCGCCTGCGGCTCCGGTGACGGGGACAGCGGCTCCGGCAACGACGGCGGCAAGAAGATCACGATCGGCATCAAGTACGACCAGCCGGGCCTCGGTCTGAAGACCCCCGACGGCAAGTTCACCGGCTTCGACGTCGACGTCGCCAAGTACGTCGCCAAGGAGCTCGGCTACGCCGAGGGCGACATCGAGTTCAAGGAGACGAAGAGCGCCGACCGCGAGACCGCGCTCGAGCGCGGCGACGTCGACTTCATCACGGCCACGTACTCGATCACGGACGAGCGCAAGCAGAAGGTCGACTTCGCCGGCCCGTACCTGCTGGCCCACCAGGACCTGCTGATCCGTGCCGACGACAACGTCACCAAGGGCGACGACCTCAACGGCAAGAAGCTCTGCTCGGTCACCGGTTCCACGTCCGCGCAGAACGTCAAGGACGACTTCGCGCCGAAGGCTCAGCTGAAGCAGTACGGCACGTACTCGGAGTGCATCAACGGACTCCAGAGCGGCGCCGTCGACGCCCTGACCACGGACGACTCGATCCTGGCCGGTTACGCCTCGCAGGACCAGTACAAGGGCAAGTTCAAGCTCGCCGGCCTCAAGCTGAGCAACGAGAACTACGGCATCGGTGTGAAGAAGGGCGACACCGCGATGGTCGACAAGATCAATGCCGCGCTCGAGAAGATGGTCAAGGAGAAGGCCTGGGACAAGGCCGTCCAGGACAACTTCGGTCCGGCCGGCTACCAGAACGAGCCCGCTCCGCAGATCGGCAACATCGTCAAGTGA